The Corynebacterium glaucum genome includes a region encoding these proteins:
- a CDS encoding PrsW family intramembrane metalloprotease, with product MRKQLVAQALCGIAILGLATLYVYRLTLVPWTSVFAGILAGFVIVAVTVVSLLLRKHPGRPGNPWWLPAGFLGGVGISVAIAPANTAYLQAAASLPEAVMSLFSSFPEETAKFLAVFALIAALVPIRRPIEAAVVGMAVGAGFTVAEVVNNSLIAASMDLQSDYFNGVGTMTALFVLGPFSHAVYTGLAAWGLGVFLCHTDQPLDWRLAHFAVWFLLATALHGTFNASRVIPGIAGLIAMVTVTVVEWMLLIWLYRRSRAIGRRDAAAQVSPGK from the coding sequence GTGCGCAAGCAACTCGTGGCGCAGGCACTTTGCGGGATTGCAATTCTCGGTTTGGCCACCCTGTATGTCTATCGTCTCACGCTGGTGCCCTGGACTTCTGTGTTCGCCGGCATCCTGGCAGGATTCGTCATCGTCGCTGTCACTGTCGTCTCACTTCTGTTGCGCAAGCACCCGGGACGCCCTGGGAATCCGTGGTGGCTGCCCGCCGGCTTTCTTGGTGGGGTGGGGATATCCGTAGCAATTGCACCGGCAAATACCGCTTACCTCCAAGCTGCAGCGAGCCTGCCGGAAGCGGTGATGAGCCTATTTTCCTCCTTTCCAGAGGAAACGGCGAAGTTCCTCGCGGTCTTCGCGTTGATCGCGGCACTCGTCCCAATTCGCCGCCCGATAGAGGCCGCGGTTGTTGGTATGGCAGTCGGTGCCGGCTTCACCGTCGCAGAAGTCGTCAACAATTCGTTGATTGCCGCATCAATGGACCTGCAGTCCGACTATTTCAATGGGGTGGGCACAATGACGGCGCTTTTCGTCTTGGGCCCCTTCTCGCACGCGGTGTATACCGGTTTAGCCGCATGGGGCCTCGGCGTATTCCTCTGCCACACTGACCAGCCACTTGATTGGCGCCTGGCTCATTTCGCCGTCTGGTTTCTCCTCGCCACAGCGCTCCATGGCACGTTCAACGCTTCCCGCGTAATCCCCGGAATCGCCGGCCTTATTGCAATGGTCACAGTGACGGTTGTGGAGTGGATGCTTCTCATCTGGCTCTACCGGCGTTCCCGTGCAATCGGCCGTCGGGACGCGGCAGCGCAGGTCTCGCCAGGTAAGTGA
- a CDS encoding GNAT family N-acetyltransferase — MDIDRENFFAAPTLANEWVTLEPLSGEHADALAAAVGDLHELWYQDHIPSISEVPEYIERLLGEDNRVAWTIVNPDGTPVGVTTYLHLDPVNRNLEIGSTWIGADFQGGALNPAAKLLLLQRAFEDLRCLRVEIRTHYMNRQSRAAIEKVGAKLDGVLRRHKILKSGLVRDTCVYSILDTEWPEVKTGLQARLD, encoded by the coding sequence ATGGATATTGATCGCGAGAACTTTTTCGCAGCCCCGACGCTGGCAAATGAATGGGTCACCCTCGAGCCACTTAGCGGCGAGCACGCGGATGCGCTCGCCGCCGCTGTCGGTGACCTTCACGAATTGTGGTATCAGGACCACATTCCGTCGATAAGCGAAGTCCCCGAGTACATCGAGCGACTGCTCGGGGAGGACAACCGCGTCGCGTGGACGATCGTCAACCCTGACGGCACCCCGGTCGGGGTGACAACGTACCTCCACCTCGACCCGGTAAATCGCAATCTCGAGATCGGCTCCACCTGGATCGGCGCCGACTTTCAGGGAGGTGCGCTCAATCCCGCAGCGAAGTTGCTCTTGTTGCAGCGCGCCTTCGAGGACCTTCGCTGCTTGCGAGTAGAAATTCGCACCCACTACATGAACCGCCAGTCGCGTGCGGCCATCGAAAAGGTCGGCGCGAAGCTTGACGGAGTGCTCCGGCGGCACAAGATCCTAAAGTCCGGCCTCGTGCGTGATACCTGCGTGTACTCCATCCTTGACACTGAGTGGCCCGAGGTGAAAACCGGCCTGCAGGCGCGACTAGACTGA
- the gatB gene encoding Asp-tRNA(Asn)/Glu-tRNA(Gln) amidotransferase subunit GatB: MTAYDLMDFDEVLEKYDPVMGLEVHVELATETKMFSTSSAHFGAEPNTNIDPVSLGLPGALPVVNAKGVEWAIKIGLALNCKIAESSRFARKNYFYPDQPKNYQISQYDEPIAYDGYLDVVLEDGTEWRVEIERAHMEEDTGKLTHLGSASGRITGATASLVDCNRAGIPLIEIVTKPIEGAGERAPEVAKAYVGALRELVKALGVSDARMDQGSMRCDANVSLRPIGQEKFGTRTETKNINSLKSVEQAVRFEMQRQAAVLDNGEEIIQETRHYQEKDGTTSKGRPKEEASDYRYFNDPDLPPVIAKPQWVEEIRATLPELPWVRRARIQEEWQLPEKEFRDLVNAGALDLIVDTVEAGATPDEARAWWVSYINGKANEAGKDLDALGVTPQDVARVVELVKDGKLTTKLGRQAIDGVIEGDGSVDEVVAKRGLEVVRDDGAIEAAVDEALAANPDIVEKYRAGNTKVTGAIVGAVMKATQGKADPGQVNKLIAAKLAD; this comes from the coding sequence ATGACTGCGTACGACCTGATGGATTTTGACGAGGTGCTGGAGAAGTACGACCCGGTCATGGGTCTTGAGGTGCACGTCGAGCTCGCGACGGAAACAAAGATGTTCTCCACCTCCTCTGCTCACTTTGGTGCGGAGCCTAACACCAACATCGACCCCGTCTCGCTGGGTCTTCCGGGCGCATTGCCCGTGGTCAACGCGAAGGGGGTGGAGTGGGCCATCAAAATCGGCCTTGCACTGAACTGCAAGATCGCCGAATCGTCCCGCTTCGCTCGGAAAAACTACTTCTACCCGGACCAGCCGAAGAACTACCAGATCTCGCAGTACGACGAGCCAATCGCTTACGACGGCTACTTGGACGTGGTTTTGGAGGATGGCACTGAGTGGCGCGTGGAGATCGAGCGCGCGCACATGGAGGAAGACACCGGCAAGCTCACACACCTGGGTTCCGCATCCGGGCGCATTACCGGTGCGACCGCCTCGCTGGTGGACTGCAACCGTGCCGGCATTCCGCTGATTGAGATCGTGACCAAGCCCATCGAGGGCGCGGGCGAGCGCGCGCCCGAGGTCGCCAAGGCGTACGTCGGCGCGCTTCGCGAGCTGGTCAAGGCGCTCGGGGTTTCCGACGCGCGCATGGATCAAGGTTCGATGCGCTGCGACGCCAACGTGTCGCTGCGCCCGATTGGCCAGGAAAAGTTTGGCACCCGCACCGAAACGAAGAACATCAACTCGCTGAAGTCGGTCGAACAGGCGGTGCGTTTCGAGATGCAGCGTCAAGCCGCCGTGCTAGACAACGGCGAGGAAATCATCCAGGAGACCCGCCACTACCAGGAGAAGGACGGCACCACATCCAAAGGCCGCCCCAAGGAGGAGGCGAGCGACTACCGCTACTTCAACGACCCGGATCTGCCGCCGGTGATCGCCAAACCGCAGTGGGTTGAGGAGATCCGCGCGACTTTGCCGGAACTGCCGTGGGTGCGTCGCGCCCGCATCCAGGAGGAGTGGCAGTTGCCGGAGAAGGAGTTCCGCGATCTGGTCAACGCCGGTGCACTCGACCTCATCGTGGACACGGTGGAGGCCGGCGCTACTCCGGACGAGGCCCGCGCGTGGTGGGTCAGCTACATCAACGGCAAAGCGAACGAGGCCGGAAAGGATCTCGACGCGCTTGGTGTCACCCCGCAGGACGTTGCCCGCGTTGTCGAGCTGGTCAAGGACGGCAAACTGACCACCAAGCTTGGGCGCCAAGCTATCGATGGTGTGATCGAGGGCGATGGCAGCGTCGACGAAGTCGTCGCCAAGCGTGGGCTCGAAGTGGTGCGTGACGACGGTGCGATTGAGGCTGCCGTAGACGAGGCTCTGGCCGCAAACCCGGACATCGTGGAGAAATACCGCGCCGGTAACACCAAGGTCACCGGCGCCATTGTTGGTGCTGTAATGAAGGCAACACAGGGCAAGGCCGACCCAGGCCAAGTCAACAAGCTCATCGCGGCCAAGCTCGCAGACTAG
- a CDS encoding YkvI family membrane protein translates to MSKTLKVALALVGLTVGAGFASGQEILQYFLAFGYWGVIGAAVAGLIIAVFSGWVYQLGSYYLADDHSAVFRSVSRPWVARYMDVATMFTLFCIGFVMVAGAGSNLEQQFGTATWVGSAIMTVLLLLSGFLDIDKLSNVISMITPLLIVCVLAAFVITLTQMPSSFDGLNELAQTNQNASGTFDNWLVTAVNYATLVLIMDTSMMLVFAGSHMNPTQAGRGGLLGGIMFSVLLMILVFILFCNMDHVSGADFPLLMVFDSMHPAVGTAVSIVIYLMIYNTAVGMFYALGRRLSHDKAEKFRPYYFAVVAVGFALSFIGFADLVGWVYPVLGYLGLILAVVMGTAWFRDRQNIKDETERRERLAELAETQLNPDSADLTKAERAEVEELASDSNVADQELWQSVQEEVAADLHADDSSNFDLKDVPALDPESNAYDGAPDTPGEEIHWHAYDEMYKTGEFPATKPPQAK, encoded by the coding sequence GTGAGCAAAACACTGAAGGTGGCACTCGCCCTCGTTGGCCTTACGGTCGGCGCTGGCTTTGCCTCCGGCCAAGAAATCCTGCAATACTTTCTCGCCTTTGGGTACTGGGGAGTTATCGGTGCCGCCGTCGCTGGCCTGATCATCGCCGTATTCAGCGGCTGGGTCTACCAGCTTGGGTCCTACTACCTCGCCGATGACCACAGTGCCGTCTTTCGAAGCGTGTCCCGCCCATGGGTGGCCCGCTACATGGACGTGGCAACAATGTTCACGCTGTTCTGCATCGGTTTTGTCATGGTCGCCGGCGCTGGCTCGAATCTGGAGCAGCAGTTCGGCACGGCCACCTGGGTCGGCTCCGCGATCATGACAGTGCTGCTACTGTTGTCCGGTTTCCTAGACATTGACAAGCTCTCCAATGTCATCTCCATGATCACTCCCCTCCTGATCGTCTGCGTTCTCGCTGCGTTTGTGATCACCTTGACGCAGATGCCGAGCAGCTTCGACGGGCTGAACGAACTCGCGCAGACAAACCAGAACGCGTCCGGGACGTTCGACAACTGGCTGGTTACCGCGGTGAACTACGCGACGCTGGTTCTGATCATGGACACCTCCATGATGCTGGTGTTTGCCGGTTCCCACATGAACCCCACCCAGGCGGGCCGGGGCGGCCTTCTCGGCGGCATCATGTTCTCAGTCCTGCTGATGATTTTGGTGTTCATCCTGTTCTGCAACATGGACCACGTCAGCGGCGCGGACTTCCCGCTGCTGATGGTGTTCGATTCCATGCACCCGGCAGTGGGAACTGCGGTTTCCATCGTGATTTATCTGATGATCTACAACACGGCTGTCGGCATGTTCTACGCCCTAGGCCGTCGACTGTCGCACGACAAGGCAGAGAAGTTCCGCCCCTACTACTTCGCCGTGGTGGCGGTCGGATTCGCGCTTTCCTTTATCGGCTTCGCAGACCTGGTTGGCTGGGTCTACCCCGTGCTCGGATACCTCGGCTTGATTCTGGCCGTGGTTATGGGCACCGCTTGGTTCCGTGACCGCCAGAACATCAAGGACGAGACCGAGCGGCGCGAGCGTCTCGCAGAGCTCGCGGAGACGCAACTCAACCCAGATTCTGCCGATCTCACGAAGGCGGAGCGCGCTGAGGTGGAGGAACTGGCGTCCGATTCGAACGTTGCCGATCAGGAATTGTGGCAGTCGGTGCAGGAGGAGGTCGCGGCCGACCTCCACGCGGACGATTCAAGCAATTTCGATCTCAAGGACGTTCCCGCCCTCGACCCGGAATCGAACGCCTACGATGGCGCCCCTGACACCCCGGGCGAGGAGATCCACTGGCACGCCTACGACGAGATGTACAAGACCGGCGAGTTCCCGGCTACTAAGCCGCCGCAGGCAAAGTAG
- a CDS encoding MarR family winged helix-turn-helix transcriptional regulator, with product MDRFHWLDPHDADLWATLWAFVTWVPASLDEHLKRSEQMSLIDYLAMLAIAQAKDQQITMSQLARTTRTSASRLSHVMDRLEDKGLTTRTRSTEDRRSTIASLTPEGADFMVRATPTMIHQLRESIFEAVTVDEAIQLNAIMRKILANTHGLPRS from the coding sequence ATGGACCGGTTTCACTGGCTCGACCCGCATGATGCCGACTTGTGGGCCACACTCTGGGCGTTTGTGACATGGGTGCCCGCGAGTTTGGATGAGCACCTTAAGCGCTCCGAGCAGATGTCACTGATTGACTACCTGGCGATGTTGGCAATTGCCCAGGCTAAAGACCAGCAGATCACCATGTCTCAGCTGGCACGGACGACGCGGACGTCGGCATCGCGCCTTTCCCACGTGATGGATCGGCTTGAAGACAAGGGCTTAACCACGCGCACCCGCAGCACAGAGGACCGCCGCTCCACCATCGCTTCTCTGACACCGGAAGGAGCGGACTTTATGGTGAGAGCAACTCCGACGATGATTCACCAGCTACGGGAATCCATCTTTGAGGCTGTCACCGTTGATGAGGCGATTCAGCTGAACGCGATTATGCGCAAGATTCTCGCGAACACCCACGGGTTGCCACGAAGTTAG
- a CDS encoding GNAT family N-acetyltransferase gives MTIIRRARDTDVPEIFAMINELAEYEKQPQDVTSTEQDVREHLFGDNPKVFAHIAEVDGEVQGMALWFLNYSTWQGRHGIWLEDLYVREAARGQGLGSALLKELARTAVANDYRRVEWSVLKWNTPSIGFYTALGANDMGDWSTMRLDGEALQVLGS, from the coding sequence ATGACTATAATTCGCCGCGCCCGCGATACCGACGTCCCCGAGATCTTCGCCATGATCAACGAGCTTGCGGAGTATGAGAAGCAGCCCCAGGACGTCACGTCCACCGAGCAGGACGTCCGCGAGCACCTTTTCGGCGACAACCCGAAGGTCTTCGCCCACATCGCAGAGGTCGACGGCGAGGTTCAAGGCATGGCGCTGTGGTTTCTGAACTATTCCACGTGGCAGGGTCGCCACGGCATTTGGCTCGAGGACCTCTACGTCCGCGAGGCAGCCCGCGGTCAGGGCCTTGGTTCGGCACTGCTCAAAGAGCTCGCCCGCACCGCGGTGGCCAACGACTACCGCCGCGTCGAGTGGTCCGTGCTGAAGTGGAACACGCCTTCGATCGGTTTCTACACTGCTCTCGGCGCCAACGACATGGGGGATTGGTCCACGATGCGGCTCGACGGCGAAGCCCTCCAGGTTCTCGGTTCTTAG
- a CDS encoding DoxX family protein, with product MSSHNTRDVTPDDFGPDDVPSYSSRHSRAEANTEAFPSAMSPNEPTEQFLRADPAPDELLAQTEHISEASYATPEPTVSYSSVSHETAAIDREPAYIAPADPLYEETTVVSAPVAAVEPVAEAESATPVGRGTMDFGLLLLRLVFGGYLVLSSLMTFFRLGNSAGIGGLESEFANYPFGNGLAIVIPTLELAAGVFLILGLITPVAAAVAVAVTGFTALHTITASGLGWNPLYWDASIWLPIVLFAVALTVQFTGPGFYGVDAGRTWARRPLASSWIWLLVGLAAAVAMWWFGTELNPFTSESLPTPTTS from the coding sequence ATGTCATCCCATAACACCCGCGATGTGACCCCCGACGACTTCGGCCCTGACGATGTGCCCTCATACAGCTCCCGCCATTCAAGGGCAGAGGCGAATACCGAGGCGTTCCCGAGCGCGATGAGCCCGAATGAACCTACCGAGCAGTTCCTGCGGGCAGATCCCGCCCCGGACGAGCTGCTGGCGCAGACCGAGCACATCTCCGAGGCGTCTTACGCCACCCCCGAGCCGACCGTGTCCTACAGTTCGGTCTCCCACGAGACCGCCGCGATTGACCGCGAGCCAGCGTACATCGCCCCGGCCGACCCGCTGTACGAAGAGACCACCGTGGTCTCCGCGCCGGTTGCTGCGGTTGAGCCGGTTGCGGAGGCCGAGTCGGCGACGCCAGTTGGACGCGGCACCATGGACTTCGGTCTTTTGTTGCTGCGTCTAGTCTTCGGCGGCTACCTCGTGCTGAGCTCGTTGATGACGTTCTTCCGCCTCGGCAACTCGGCCGGCATCGGGGGGCTCGAGTCCGAGTTCGCCAACTACCCGTTCGGCAACGGGCTCGCCATCGTTATCCCTACCTTGGAGCTCGCCGCGGGCGTGTTCCTTATCCTCGGCCTGATCACTCCGGTGGCTGCAGCGGTTGCGGTGGCGGTCACCGGGTTCACGGCTCTGCACACGATCACGGCTTCGGGGCTGGGGTGGAACCCGCTGTACTGGGATGCATCTATCTGGCTCCCAATCGTGCTCTTCGCAGTCGCGTTGACGGTGCAGTTCACCGGGCCAGGGTTCTACGGGGTCGATGCTGGCCGCACGTGGGCGCGTCGCCCGCTCGCCTCATCCTGGATCTGGCTCCTTGTCGGCCTTGCCGCAGCCGTGGCGATGTGGTGGTTCGGCACCGAGCTGAACCCGTTCACCTCAGAGTCCCTACCGACCCCAACCACCTCGTAA